A genomic window from Yarrowia lipolytica chromosome 1D, complete sequence includes:
- a CDS encoding uncharacterized protein (Compare to YALI0D08602g, some similarities with uniprot|Q08023 Saccharomyces cerevisiae YLR077w, similar to Saccharomyces cerevisiae YLR077W; ancestral locus Anc_8.7) has product MKHYRAVPGALRASLARSAAPRSTSTRFLSTSVLRMAEHKNESKGKPLSYPPPPPTVQIPRFDGTPNYNPSEEEKQQAKHEKAVSWAIISVASVVGVYFGYKWYGPYSESDEELHRQVAERQQKKKAVASAAVRQEDADAVAAAAAAADKSSKKGKASVAGVSFAEMTPGLFAWGDNDGHAIKDTYNAESETPKLVRSPVRLRYFEGKLLRDVTLGDGSGAAILDNGDVVQWGDRFAPHSVKNPEVTLQGKDAVRIVQSRNMLYALSKDGTVYSFPVSKELQVAGPKERETRTRLIPGWKREAKITYRQLDFDTTLGITEKLSDISAGQDHLLALSNKGRVFVSSTGGAIEEVETDPNPVTGEFSETLVGTEAPLPSAGQFGIAKFSHFNTAPRPGTLYEIRSFRNAVVTNIAAGAFHSLVRDQNGNMWVFGSNKCGQLGLDYAYESQNVALPRQLTLGRICKKDQAAIVTRVFAGGDTSFAGIKVVQSDDYNSASNSERKKLLQDTAEVIYSFGDGLKGQLGNATFKHVQAEMTPIKEINYASEWSEKLNKVVPIQVNYMSTGPNHVAAVLDNSNDVATTQDLYLWGGNEFSQIGNGKRNNIPKPSHLITKHTTESDPYTQLMTKTKINGCEVQQQIVAGDGTTCVFYKRM; this is encoded by the coding sequence ATGAAACACTACAGAGCTGTACCTGGCGCTCTGAGGGCGTCGCTGGCCAGATCCGCCGCGCCCAGATCGACCTCCACCCGGTTTCTGTCGACTTCCGTGCTCAGAATGGCCGAGCACAAGAACGAGTCCAAGGGCAAACCTCTATCGTACCCCCCTCCGCCTCCCACAGTTCAGATTCCGCGGTTTGACGGAACGCCCAATTACAATCcctccgaggaggagaagcagcaaGCCAAGCACGAGAAGGCCGTTTCCTGGGCCATCATTTCTGTGGCCTCGGTAGTTGGCGTCTACTTCGGCTACAAGTGGTATGGGCCGTACTCTGAGTCCGACGAGGAACTCCATCGACAGGTGGCGGAGcgacagcagaagaagaaggctgtTGCCAGTGCCGCTGTTCGACAGGAAGACGCCGACgccgttgctgctgctgcggcGGCGGCTGACAAGTCCTCAAAGAAGGGCAAGGCTTCGGTTGCTGGAGTCTCCTTTGCTGAAATGACTCCCGGACTCTTTGCCTGGGGAGATAACGATGGACACGCAATCAAGGACACGTACAACGCCGAATCCGAGACCCCCAAGCTGGTGCGATCTCCCGTTCGACTGCGATACTTTGAAGGAAAGTTGCTGCGAGACGTGACTCTGGGCGatggctctggagctgccaTTCTGGACAACGGAGACGTGGTCCAGTGGGGTGACCGGTTTGCCCCACACTCCGTCAAGAATCCCGAGGTCACTCTGCAAGGAAAGGACGCCGTCAGAATCGTCCAGTCTCGAAACATGCTCTATGCTCTGTCCAAGGATGGAACCGTGTACTCGTTCCCTGTTAGCAAGGAGCTGCAGGTGGCTGGACCCAAGGAAAGAGAAACCCGAACGCGTCTGATCCCCGGATGGAAGCGAGAAGCCAAGATCACCTACCGTCAGCTGGACTTTGATACCACTCTGGGCATCACCGAGAAGCTCAGTGACATTTCTGCTGGACAAGACcatcttctggctctgtcCAACAAGGGCCGAGTGTTTGTTTCATCTACCGGAGGAgccattgaggaggttgagacCGATCCTAACCCCGTGACTGGCGAGTTTTCAGAGACTCTGGTTGGTACCGAGGCTCCCCTTCCCTCCGCTGGCCAGTTTGGAATTGCAAAGTTCTCTCACTTCAACACCGCTCCCCGACCCGGAACTCTGTACGAGATTCGATCTTTCCGAAATGCTGTTGTCACTAAcattgctgctggtgcctTCCATTCGCTTGTGCGAGACCAGAACGGTAACATGTGGGTGTTTGGCTCCAACAAGTGCGGCCAGCTTGGTCTGGACTACGCCTATGAGTCGCAGAACGTTGCTCTGCCTCGTCAGCTGACCCTGGGCCGAATTTGCAAGAAGGACCAGGCTGCTATTGTTACCCGAGTCtttgctggaggagataCCTCGTTTGCCGGCATCAAGGTGGTGCAGTCTGATGATTACAACTCCGCCTCCAACTCGGAGCGAAAGAAGCTGTTGCAGGACACCGCCGAGGTGATTTACTCGTTCGGTGACGGTCTCAAGGGCCAGCTTGGAAACGCCACGTTCAAGCATGTGCAGGCTGAGATGACgcccatcaaggagatcaactATGCCTCTGAGTGGAgcgagaagctcaacaaggtTGTTCCCATCCAGGTAAACTACATGTCCACGGGCCCCAACCACGTGGCTGCCGTTCTGGacaactccaacgacgTTGCCACTACCCAGGACCTGTACCTGTGGGGCGGCAACGAGTTCTCGCAGATTGGAAACGGCAAGCGAAACAACATCCCCAAACCCTCGCATTTGATCACCAAGCACACCACCGAGTCCGATCCCTACACCCAGCTCAtgaccaagaccaagatcAACGGTTGCgaggtccagcagcagattgtCGCTGGCGACGGAACCACTTGTGTCTTCTACAAGCGAATGTAA
- a CDS encoding uncharacterized protein (Compare to YALI0D08646g, no similarity) has protein sequence MASAFFSRHESSFSFLSLAELLLTKAPMSEERVDVELDDNGFGLDVSRPTRRSNSANSAGESSSEGSSGANSLKSVGSENSSGNGGNSSGNSSGNSSGNSSGNSGSSGTLSGSSSSMFSNGNVSSGWTDDSAEKPDLAPRSVASVPAQAKPTKSKLSMESLDSLESNCLYILNLDWWTNEEIVRGWAVDCGFEDSVETVVFDEHKPNGKSKGVVYMQFASLAAARAVKQHVEQLSPRTQSPGSQSEDVAYIVSYAQPTSTPFQQSQGSRYRENINNNPSIRSRYVSLVKAGTNKKPSSDRGRRRNPNQTLNNGPNHKNGYRNNRHNSGGNSSGNSGNYNNNNYNNNHYDRGRPYRSNGNGMSHGHNTPSNAMNMNNMSMNGMTNMTNMTNMTNMTSMDMNNMNMNMNMAMMGMMPMNWGMYYPNSGMLPAGDKPAAGPPAMPQYSPPPKSQYGDGNGNAYKRVRPN, from the coding sequence ATGGCCTCAGCCTTTTTCTCTCGCCATGAATcgtctttttcttttctttctttaGCCGAACTCTTACTGACAAAAGCTCCCATGTCCGAAGAACGAGTCGACGTAGAACTCGACGATAACGGGTTTGGACTGGATGTCAGCAGACCTACCCGAAGGTCAAACTCTGCCAACTCTGCTGGCGAATCGTCGTCGGAGGGCTCGTCTGGCGCCAATTCCCTCAAGTCAGTTGGCTCGGAGAACTCATCCGGCAACGGAGGCAACTCCTCGGGTAACTCCTCGGGTAACTCCTCGGGTAACTCTTCCGGTAACTCAGGCAGCTCCGGCACTCTTTCGGggtcctcgtcgtcgatGTTTTCCAACGGCAATGTGTCGAGTGGGTGGACAGACGACAGCGCCGAAAAGCCCGATCTTGCTCCGCGGTCGGTAGCTTCCGTTCCGGCCCAAGCCAAGCCCACCAAGTCGAAACTGTCGATGGAATCCCTCGATTCACTCGAATCCAACTGTCTGTACATCTTGAACCTCGATTGGTGGACAAATGAGGAGATTGTGCGTGGGTGGGCCGTGGACTGTGGGTTTGAGGACTCCGTGGAGACCGTGGTTTTTGACGAACACAAGCCCAACGGCAAGTCCAAGGGAGTGGTTTACATGCAATTTGCGTCTCTGGCCGCAGCTAGAGCCGTGAAACAGCACGTTGAACAGCTCTCGCCACGCACACAGTCCCCCGGCTCGCAATCCGAGGACGTCGCCTACATTGTATCGTATGCACAGCCCACGTCAACGCCATTCCAGCAGTCTCAGGGCTCTCGCTACCGCgagaacatcaacaacaatcCTAGCATTCGAAGCCGCTATGTGAGTTTGGTCAAGGCCGGcaccaacaagaagcccaGCAGCGACCGAGGTCGCAGACGCAACCCCAACCAGACTCTCAACAACGGCCCCAACCACAAGAATGGATACCGaaacaacagacacaatAGCGGCGGCAACAGCAGCGGCAATAGCGGCAAttacaacaacaataaTTACAACAATAATCACTACGACCGAGGCCGCCCTTACCGCAGCAACGGTAACGGCATGAGTCATGGACATAACACTCCATCCAACGCCATGAACATGAATAACATGAGCATGAACGGCATGACCAACATGACCAACATGACTAACATGACCAACATGACTTCAATGGACATGAAcaacatgaacatgaaCATGAACATGGCAATGATGGGGATGATGCCCATGAACTGGGGCATGTACTATCCCAACTCCGGGATGTTGCCAGCTGGTGACAAGCCCGCTGCAGGCCCTCCTGCCATGCCTCAGTAttctccacctccgaaGTCTCAGTACGGAGACGGCAACGGTAACGCCTACAAAAGGGTCCGACCCAACTAA
- a CDS encoding uncharacterized protein (Compare to YALI0D08635g, similar to Saccharomyces cerevisiae SSS1 (YDR086C); ancestral locus Anc_8.220,gnl|GLV|YALI0D08635g [Yarrowia lipolytica] highly similar to uniprot|P35179 Saccharomyces cerevisiae YDR086c SSS1 ER protein-translocase complex subunit) codes for MPAEDKVSKNVPLEFIQEGTAFLNKCTKPDRKEYTKIVRAVGVGFLVMGAIGYIVKLVHIPIRHVIAA; via the exons ATGCCTGCTGAAGATAAGGTCTCCAAGAACGTTCCTCTCGAGTTCATCCAGGAGGGAACTGCATTCCTCAACAAGTGCACAAAGCCCGACCGAAAGG AATACACCAAGATCGTTCGAgccgttggtgttggtttCCTCGTCATGGGAGCCATTGGCTACATTGTCAAGCTT GTTCACATCCCCATCCGACATGTCATTGCCGCCTAG
- a CDS encoding uncharacterized protein (Compare to YALI0D08558g, weakly similar to uniprot|P53954 Saccharomyces cerevisiae YNL048w ALG11 required for asparagine-linked glycosylation, similar to Saccharomyces cerevisiae ALG11 (YNL048W); ancestral locus Anc_2.266): protein MALQLDLPTLHDLRVVLNADFLAALAALLLLAVILVPLCSYISLYAWSAILAFKLRSPPANWEKSIVKGVQANGTSTLFGFGFWQAAAVRRQLILQSNDPSYYSVTHVSRRSEIAISPEDRNTEFRNRAQDSGAPRRVIYGFFHPYANAGGGGERVLWAAVKDTLMYDDNIICAIYCGEQDLPTRTSPSTVLDAAVSNFHVTELADKELRKRIVFIGMRGRRLVDPKTWPRFTLMMQAAGSVWMAWHGISTLVPDVFVDTMGYPFAYPLVSWVTHVPVAAYVHYPVISKDMLATVSLKQSPVRAALAVAKLVYWRVFALTYTFAGSYCSVVMTNSSWTNNHMQHMWWYNHKAEHIKIVYPPCGTQALSEIAMSEETSARSPNIVYIAQFRPEKRHDIVLREFNKFYKEYTEKYPNQPAPHLTFVGTVRNDDDKSRVYLLRLQARDLVNPDSVSFVLDAPFDKVRDILRTASMGVNAMWNEHFGIVVVEYMSAGLIPVVHNSGGPKCDIVVPYEGQSTGNSGTLSAMPSSTSIRSHYEAVPPGPTGFHFNCPGSDPTTDSGPSYDGEPIGTLAETLMRAFELSESDTHNMRARARESVKKRFSNEQFGSHWQVRMRILEKLEQIRRGHRLTRGDFD, encoded by the coding sequence ATGGCCTTGCAACTGGATCTGCCCACGCTGCACGACCTGCGTGTCGTTCTGAACGCAGACTTTCTGGCCGCTCTGGCggcgctgctgctgctggccgtcATTCTCGTGCCCCTCTGCTCATACATTTCGCTGTATGCGTGGTCAGCCATTCTGGCCTTCAAACTGCGATCCCCGCCGGCAAACTGGGAAAAGAGCATCGTCAAGGGCGTCCAGGCCAACGGAACATCCACACTGTTCGGCTTTGGCTTCTGGCAGGCCGCCGCTGTTCGACGACAGCTCATTCTCCAGTCCAATGATCCCTCCTATTACTCAGTGACACACGTTTCTCGACGTTCCGAAATCGCCATCAGCCCCGAAGACAGAAACACCGAGTTCCGCAACCGCGCCCAGGACTCGGGAGCGCCCCGGCGAGTCATCTACGGCTTCTTCCATCCCTACGCTAacgctggaggaggaggagaacgTGTGCTGTGGGCTGCAGTCAAAGACACCCTCATGTACGACGACAACATCATCTGCGCCATCTACTGCGGAGAACAGGATTTGCCGACCCGAACCTCGCCGTCCACTGTGCTCGACGCGGCCGTCTCAAACTTCCACGTCACCGAACTCGCGGATAAAGAGCTGCGAAAACGAATCGTCTTCATTGGAATGAGAGGCCGGCGACTAGTGGACCCTAAGACCTGGCCCCGATTCACACTCATGATGCAGGCCGCTGGCTCCGTTTGGATGGCCTGGCACGGAATCTCCACCCTGGTCCCCGACGTCTTCGTCGATACCATGGGCTACCCTTTTGCCTACCCTCTGGTCTCCTGGGTCACCCATGTGCCTGTTGCTGCCTACGTCCATTACCCTGTCATCTCAAAGGACATGCTGGCAACCGTTTCTCTCAAACAGTCGCCCGTTCGAGCAGCCCTGGCTGTCGCCAAGCTTGTCTACTGGCGTGTGTTTGCCCTCACTTATACCTTTGCCGGCTCCTACTGCTCCGTGGTCATGACCAACTCGTCCTGGACCAACAACCATATGCAGCACATGTGGTGGTACAACCACAAGGCCGAGCACATCAAGATTGTCTACCCTCCCTGTGGCACCCAGGCTCTTTCTGAAATTGCCATGTCGGAAGAGACCTCTGCCCGAAGCCCTAACATTGTCTACATTGCCCAGTTCCGGCCGGAGAAGAGACACGACATTGTGCTCAGAGAATTCAACAAGTTCTACAAGGAGTACACCGAAAAGTACCCCAACCAGCCCGCTCCTCACCTGACTTTTGTGGGAACTGTACgaaacgacgacgacaagtCTAGAGTCTACCTTCTGCGACTCCAGGCACGTGATCTCGTCAACCCCGACTCGGTGTCGTTTGTGCTGGACGCCCCCTTTGACAAGGTGCGAGACATCCTGCGAACTGCCTCCATGGGAGTCAACGCCATGTGGAACGAGCATTTCGGCATTGTCGTGGTCGAGTACATGTCTGCCGGTCTCATTCCCGTGGTCCACAACTCAGGAGGGCCCAAGTGCGACATTGTGGTCCCCTACGAGGGCCAGTCCACTGGCAACAGTGGCACTCTATCGGCCATGCCTTCGTCCACATCCATTCGATCTCACTACGAGGCGGTTCCTCCTGGACCTACGGGCTTCCACTTCAACTGTCCTGGCTCCGACCCCACAACCGACTCCGGTCCCAGCTACGACGGCGAGCCTATTGGCACTCTAGCAGAGACTCTGATGCGGGCCTTTGAGCTGTCCGAGTCCGATACACACAACATGCGTGCACGAGCCCGAGAGTCCGTCAAGAAGCGGTTCTCCAACGAGCAGTTTGGCAGCCACTGGCAGGTGCGAATGCGAATtctcgagaagctggagcagatccgacgaggccaccgaCTGACCCGGGGCGACTTTGACTAA
- a CDS encoding uncharacterized protein (Compare to YALI0D08536g, some similarities with uniprot|P40485 Saccharomyces cerevisiae YIL105c, similar to Saccharomyces cerevisiae SLM1 (YIL105C) and SLM2 (YNL047C); ancestral locus Anc_2.267), translated as MPNSQPRPQLYHSSVHLSLSLSHHPEHDTAERLVRKQKQQMTMDATDTLSVAYCPVPINGNPTEVLANRFSAWRKIIRALLVYFKEAVSVQEEVTRQHVRLGTAVNFPFFANGTADMSKHTVQKDREALDPQDSNVTDARSVAAKSTAGSLWAGGFHQNSTSHEDEAIRAMFQPYGHGSIADLPGDLIAYHRTQAAHASQLAKELAKNLIPRLDDLRRDLLVKIKEIKGLSSDFKNTYAKEQGLTEQHVASLQQAIKVLTSGGPLQGKQDPALVRYQLEKQLGRQISEENYLQDAYNNLQNSGKELEKVVVMEIQQALDHFAQLNSAAATALQQLVDKFVVDGFVAREPAAEWTAFVSTDPNFVDTATPSRSIDEIEYPYRGDPLTCELRSGQLERRSKYLKSYSRAFYVLTPSFLHEFKSGDRAKHPVPVMSLALDECQISADSKSSSGSHKFVLKTKQGDSSRGHNWVFRVESADALQQWMKDIQTLTSIKDVRARALKFNAPRVAPSRQQVNGHSNSNQHNHTEVNNAVPANINNVDSAHNASTHSNASNAIPTGIATATATATATAYPNDTNTTIATDPVADSVDNNNPLPTSADSEIPALPHSAREMSGSLLASAHRKHMEEPQQVFDEPDEFESPSEATKQDPLVDEKSNFGYDNPRNRTIDDYEENQHVGEVPRVQSRQNSRKFSVDQGPALPGLAEIKAAQAAAGADSDVFEYDNENPDAGNTLKTEKDEFVPAHSDLPVHVERRLTMSNHKEDGDAAQNAPRDHTEVGADAHDVIERQRKYSVSSTGKRGPPSRKATGSYGTTDDLKPLSEAQPADGKGSLFFANGLPDTTSGAK; from the coding sequence ATGCCCAACTCCCAGCCGCGCCCCCAACTTTACCACAGCAGCGTTCACCTTTCCCTTTCCCTATCCCACCACCCTGAGCACGACACGGCTGAGAGACTGGTAAGAAAACAGAAGCAGCAAATGACCATGGACGCCACAGACACTCTGTCGGTCGCCTACTGCCCCGTGCCCATCAACGGCAACCCCACCGAGGTGCTGGCCAACCGGTTTTCGGCCTGGCGCAAAATCATCCGAGCCCTGCTCGTCTACTTCAAGGAGGCGGTTTCGGTCCAAGAGGAGGTCACTCGACAACACGTGCGGTTGGGCACGGCCGTCAACTTTCCGTTTTTCGCCAACGGCACCGCCGACATGTCCAAGCATACGGTCCAGAAGGATCGCGAGGCCCTGGACCCCCAGGACTCCAACGTGACCGACGCCCGGTCGGTAGCGGCCAAGTCGACCGCCGGATCGCTGTGGGCAGGCGGCTTCCACCAAAACAGCACGTCGCACGAGGACGAGGCAATTCGCGCCATGTTCCAGCCCTACGGCCACGGCTCCATTGCCGATCTGCCCGGCGACCTCATTGCCTACCACCGAACCCAGGCGGCCCACGCGTCgcagctggccaaggagctggccaagaaccTGATCCCTCGGCTCGATGATCTGCGGCGTGACCTGCTGgtcaagatcaaggagatcaagggcCTGTCGTCGGACTTCAAAAACACCTACGCCAAGGAACAAGGTCTTACCGAGCAGCACGTGGCCTCTCTACAGCAGGCCATCAAGGTGCTGACTAGCGGGGGACCTCTACAGGGCAAGCAGGACCCGGCACTGGTGCGGTACCAGCTCGAGAAGCAGCTGGGACGGCAAATCTCAGAGGAAAACTACCTGCAGGACGCGTACAACAACCTGCAAAACAGCggcaaggagctggagaaggtggtggtcatGGAGATCCAGCAGGCTCTCGACCACTTTGCGCAGCTCAATTCGGCTGCTGCCACGGCTCTacagcagctggtggacAAGTTTGTTGTCGACGGCTTTGTGGCTCGAGAGCCCGCAGCCGAGTGGACCGCCTTTGTGTCTACTGACCCCAACTTTGTCGATACTGCTACTCCCTCTCGATCTATCGACGAGATTGAGTACCCCTACCGAGGCGATCCTCTCACCTGCGAGCTGCGATCGGGCCAGCTGGAGCGACGGTCCAAGTACCTCAAGAGCTACAGCCGGGCCTTCTACGTGTTGACCCCGTCATTTCTGCACGAGTTCAAGAGCGGCGATCGGGCCAAACACCCCGTACCGGTTATGTCTCTGGCGCTGGACGAGTGCCAGATTTCGGCCGACTCCAAGTCGTCCAGCGGGTCGCACAAGTTTGtgctcaagaccaagcagGGCGACTCGTCGCGGGGCCACAATTGGGTATTCCGGGTCGAGTCTGCTGACGCTCTGCAACAGTGGATGAAGGACATCCAGACCCTCACCTCGATTAAGGATGTGCGTGCACGAGCTCTAAAGTTTAATGCCCCTAGGGTTGCTCCATCACGGCAGCAGGTTAATggccacagcaacagtaACCAGCACAACCATACTGAAGTGAACAACGCAGTCCCAGCTAACATCAACAACGTTGACTCTGCACACAACGCTTCCACACACAGCAACGCATCCAACGCCATCCCCACAGGAATTGCCACCGCAACAGCAACCGCAACCGCAACCGCCTACCccaacgacacaaacaccactATCGCCACCGACCCAGTAGCCGATAGtgtcgacaacaacaaccccCTGCCCACGTCTGCCGACTCCGAAATCCCTGCCCTACCCCATTCAGCTCGCGAAATGAGTGGATCTCTCCTGGCCTCGGCCCATCGAAAACACATGGAAGAGCCCCAGCAGGTGTTCGACGAACCCGACGAGTTCGAAAGCCCAAGCGAAGCCACCAAGCAGGACCCTCTGGTCGACGAAAAGTCCAACTTTGGTTACGACAACCCTCGAAACAGAACCATTGACGACTACGAGGAAAACCAGCATGTAGGCGAGGTGCCCCGGGTGCAGTCGCGACAAAACTCTCGAAAGTTCTCCGTCGACCAGGGCCCCGCCCTGCCCGGTCTGGCCGAGATCAAGGCTGCCCAGGCTGCCGCAGGAGCCGACTCGGACGTGTTTGAGTACGACAACGAGAACCCCGACGCCGGCAACACTCTCAAGACCGAAAAGGACGAGTTTGTGCCTGCCCACTCCGATCTGCCCGTCCATGTCGAGCGACGGCTCACCATGTCCAACCACAAGGAGGACGGGGACGCTGCCCAGAATGCCCCTCGAGACCACACCGAGGTGGGCGCTGATGCCCACGACGTGATCGAGCGACAGAGAAAGTACTCTGTGTCGTCCACGGGCAAGCGAGGCCCTCCCTCTCGAAAAGCCACGGGATCCTACGGCACTACTGATGACCTCAAGCCTTTGTCCGAGGCTCAGCCCGCCGACGGCAAGGGCTCTCTGTTCTTTGCCAACGGTCTTCCTGACACCACTTCTGGTGCTAAATAA
- a CDS encoding uncharacterized protein (Compare to YALI0D08580g, similar to Saccharomyces cerevisiae MOB1 (YIL106W); ancestral locus Anc_2.265, similar to uniprot|P40484 Saccharomyces cerevisiae YIL106w MOB1 required for completion of mitosis and maintenance of ploidy) produces MSFFQSLHLNTNNSRTTRTFKPSTASSPPAHLLRQYADTTLGAGSLAQAVKLPEGEDLAEWLAVHTVDFYNQVNMLYSTITSFCSPASCPRMTATDEYEYLWQNAASEKFRKPTRVSAPEYIEHLVSWVQAQLDDEAVFPHRLGAPFPKNFVSSVVPQILKRLFRVYAHIYCHHFDQISELGLQPHLNTSLKHFVLFSKEFGVVDQKEFAPLDELIQILLDDKS; encoded by the coding sequence ATGTCGTTCTTCCAATCTCTGCatctcaacaccaacaactcGCGTACAACCCGCACTTTCAAGCCCTCCACGGCCTCTTCCCCTCCCGCACATCTTCTCAGACAGTATGCTGACACCACTCTAGGAGCAGGCTCTCTGGCCCAAGCAGTCAAGCTCCCTGAAGGCGAGGATCTGGCTGAGTGGCTGGCCGTGCACACAGTCGACTTCTACAACCAGGTCAACATGCTCTACTCAaccatcacctccttctgttCGCCAGCTTCGTGTCCCCGAATGACAGCCAcagacgagtacgagtacctgTGGCAGAATGCCGCATCGGAAAAGTTCAGAAAGCCCACCCGAGTCTCTGCACCCGAGTACATTGAGCATCTGGTGTCGTGGGTCCAGGCTCAGCTCGATGACGAGGCTGTGTTCCCCCACAGACTAGGCGCCCCCTTCCCCAAGAACTTTGTGTCCAGCGTGGTTCCCCAAATTCTCAAGCGGCTGTTCCGAGTCTACGCACACATCTATTGCCATCACTTTGACCAGATCAGCGAGCTGGGTCTGCAGCCGCATCTCAACACGTCGCTCAAGCACTTTGTGCTGTTTTCCAAGGAGTTTGGCGTGGTCGACCAGAAGGAGTTTGCTCCTCTGGACGAGCTGATTCAGATCTTGTTGGATGATAAGTCTTAG
- a CDS encoding uncharacterized protein (Compare to YALI0D08624g, similar to Saccharomyces cerevisiae SLU7 (YDR088C); ancestral locus Anc_8.222, similar to uniprot|Q8BHJ9 Mus musculus STEP II splicing factor SLU7 homolog), with protein MHGCNTFPSIVTCTDYSTMSKPATTLDGLQDGSVELQKRLSAKRDAEGELKHEEDRKLRKEGKTQTPVTNQEGDVLNPYIPRFMSSAPWYAKAGDDDPSASSLDHLKKDKTDSKKEEWYARGQDRSSLERPKKFRKGACENCGAMTHKKKDCMERPRKVGAKYKADNLQADDVISNPHMSWDSKRDRWNGYDAEDFKRVIDEHNMTEELQKKLHGDAPAETDAEKAAAVEEAIRKSTRTLRLREDTAVYLKDLNSETVYNPGSRTFRTADEGYIDKDGMFVRHTTGEGKEMEELTRIAEAESALGNQIHLHANPTAAAIAAKRIKEEAEKAKDAEKRALEEKYGKQDHVRVRPKEYTSVVTAKKPTVIRAKNAQGIAVSKYEEDVFPGNHTSVWGSYYDKETAKWGYACCHCLIKNGYCVGEKGKKKKGAMDTV; from the coding sequence ATGCATGGATGCAACACATTTCCATCTATCGTCACTTGCACAGACTACAGCACCATGAGCAAGCCAGCTACGACTCTTGATGGACTTCAGGACGGGTCGGTGGAGCTGCAGAAACGGCTGTCGGCCAAAAGAGACGCCGAGGGAGAGCTCAAGCACGAGGAGGACCGCAAGCTACGGAAGGAGGGCAAAACCCAGACGCCTGTGACGAACCAGGAAGGAGATGTTTTGAACCCGTATATCCCGCGATTCATGTCGTCAGCGCCGTGGTACGCTAAGGCGGGTGATGACGACCCGTCTGCGTCTTCGTTGGACCAtctgaagaaggacaagacggactccaagaaggaggagtggtACGCTCGAGGCCAGGATCGAAGTTCCCTTGAGCGACCCAAAAAGTTCCGCAAGGGCGCGTGTGAAAACTGCGGTGCCATGACGCACAAAAAGAAAGACTGCATGGAGCGTCCACGAAAAGTGGGTGCGAAATACAAGGCCGACAACCTGCAGGCCGACGACGTGATATCCAACCCGCACATGAGCTGGGATTCGAAACGAGATCGATGGAACGGCTACGACGCCGAAGACTTCAAGCGAGTCATCGACGAACATAACATGACCGaagagctgcagaagaagctgcatGGAGACGCCCCAGCTGAGACCGAtgccgagaaggctgctgctgtggaggaggctaTTCGAAAGTCCACACGAACATTGCGACTGCGAGAAGACACGGCTGTGTATTTGAAAGATCTCAACTCGGAGACCGTCTACAATCCGGGCAGTCGGACGTTTCGAACTGCTGATGAGGGTTACATTGACAAGGACGGAATGTTTGTGAGACACACGACTGGTGAAGGAaaagagatggaggagcttACTCGTATTGCCGAGGCTGAATCGGCGCTGGGAAACCAGATCCATTTGCATGCCAACCCCACGGCCGCCGCTATTGCGGCCAAGCggatcaaggaggaggccgagaaaGCCAAGGACGCCGAAAAACGGGCGCTCGAGGAAAAGTATGGCAAACAAGACCATGTTCGAGTACGACCCAAAGAATACACTTCTGTGGTGACGGCAAAGAAGCCCACAGTGATCCGTGCCAAGAACGCTCAGGGTATTGCTGTTTCCAAGTATGAGGAGGATGTGTTTCCAGGCAATCACACTTCTGTTTGGGGAAGCTACTATGATAAGGAGACTGCCAAATGGGGTTATGCTTGCTGTCATTGTCTGATCAAGAACGGCTACTGTGTTGGagagaagggcaagaagaagaagggggCTATGGATACTGTCTGA